From one Lycium ferocissimum isolate CSIRO_LF1 chromosome 5, AGI_CSIRO_Lferr_CH_V1, whole genome shotgun sequence genomic stretch:
- the LOC132056075 gene encoding glyceraldehyde-3-phosphate dehydrogenase, cytosolic-like, producing MTYMFKYDSVHGQWKHHELKVKDEKTLLFGDKAVTVFGFRNPEEIPWGQTGADYIVESTGVFTDKDKAAAHLKGGAKKVIISAPSKDAPMFVVGVNEKEYKPELNIVSNASCTTNCLAPLAKVINDRFGIVEGLMTTVHSITATQKTVDGPSSKDWRGGRAASFNIIPSSTGAAKAVGKVLPALNGKLTGMAFRVPTVDVSVVDLTVRLEKEATYDEIKAAIKEESEGKLKGILGYTEDDVVSTDFVGDNRSSIFDGKAGIALSKNFVKLVSWYDNEWGYSTRVVDLIKHMASVQ from the exons ATG ACATATATGTTCAAGTATGATAGTGTACATGGTCAGTGGAAGCACCATGAGCTGAAGGTTAAGGATGAGAAGACTCTCCTCTTTGGTGACAAGGCTGTTACTGTTTTTGGCTTTag GAACCCAGAGGAGATTCCATGGGGACAGACTGGAGCTGATTATATCGTGGAGTCGACCGGTGTTTTCACCGATAAGGACAAAGCTGCTGCTCACTTGAAG GGTGGTGCCAAGAAAGTTATCATTTCTGCCCCTAGCAAGGATGCTCCTATGTTTGTTGTCGGTGTCAATGAGAAGGAATACAAGCCAGAACTCAACATTGTTTCAAACGCTAGCTGCACCACAAATTGCCTTGCTCCCTTGGCCAAG GTTATAAATGACAGATTTGGAATTGTTGAGGGTCTCATGACCACCGTCCACTCCATCACAG CCACTCAGAAGACTGTTGATGGGCCATCATCCAAGGATTGGAGAGGTGGAAGAGCTGCTTCATTCAACATTATTCCCAGCAGCACCGGAGCTGCTAAGGCTGTCGGGAAAGTGCTACCAGCGTTGAATGGAAAGTTAACCGGAATGGCTTTCCGAGTCCCAACTGTTGATGTGTCCGTGGTTGACCTCACAGTGAGGTTGGAGAAAGAAGCAACCTATGATGAAATCAAGGCCGCGATTAA GGAGGAGTCTGAAGGAAAATTGAAGGGAATTCTAGGTTACACTGAAGATGATGTGGTATCCACGGACTTTGTGGGAGACAATAG ATCAAGCATATTTGATGGCAAGGCTGGAATTGCTTTGAGCAAGAATTTTGTCAAGCTTGTTTCGTGGTACGACAACGAGTGGGGTTACAG CACACGAGTGGTGGACTTGATTAAGCACATGGCATCAGTTCAGTGA
- the LOC132056076 gene encoding uncharacterized protein LOC132056076: protein MLGRVRRSTINSLEQLELERPSSKLIKADSLSVYETTLMKLREGSRRDTSFPTESSVDGSICCITSGGSPKEEASITDTDSSSEYLEDTTSCQPAGSSRETKKSNLSLAYMFSRYRSSQCAGGTNEEDAMIIDDGIGSANSSLSPNNNQLMSSSVQSVRQEHICSPMI from the exons atgctGGGAAGAGTAAGACGATCTACAATTAACTCGCTGGAGCAACTGGAGTTGGAGAGGCCATCGTCCAAGCTCATCAAAGCTGACTCTCTCTCCGTCTatg AGACAACACTTATGAAGCTAAGAGAAGGCTCTCGACGTGATACAAGCTTTCCTACAGAGAGTTCAGTAGATGGAAGCATATGTTGCATTACTTCAGGTGGCTCACCCAAAGAGGAGGCATCAATAACCGATACTGATTCTTCCAGTGAATATCTTGAAGATACTACTAGTTGTCAGCCCGCAGGCTCCTCAAGAGAAACAAAGAAGAGCAACTTGTCACTTGCTTACATGTTTTCCAGGTATAGAAGTTCTCAGTGTGCTGGAGGCACAAATGAGGAGGATGCAATGATCATAGATGATGGTATCGGCTCTGCAAACTCTTCGCTTAGTCCCAATAATAATCAGTTGATGAGCAGCTCAGTACAATCCGTACGACAGGAACACATTTGTTcccctatgatttga